The genomic window TCGCGCTCCGTTCCCGAGGTCCGGGTGGCCGTCCAGCGGGAGGTGAGAGACGTACAGCCCCACGTCGTTCCGGAGCAACGGGGCGATCCGATCGTGTGCCGTGCCGGTCACGCGCTCGATCGACCCCCAGACGATGCCGTGGTGGGTGACCAGGAGGTCCGCGTCACGTTCGATCGCAGCCTCGATGGTCGCCACCGCCGCGTCGACGGCGAAGGCCACCCGCTCGACCTCGCCTTCGGCGGAGCCGACCTGGAGGCCGTTGGGACTGGCATCCACGTCGGCGTAGTCCTCGGTCCGGAGCCGCTCGTCGAGTCGCGAGACGAACTCGGAGCGTTGCATGACTGGGACTTCGCAGGACTGTGGAAAGGCAGTTGCGGTCGGGAGAGTGGTGACGCTGGCGCTCGATAGCTGTCCCCGACGCGTTCAGGGATCGTCCATCGCCGCGTGCGCGAAGACGAACGCCCGCAGAAGCTTCGCGGCGACCGAGGCCGCCTGTCCGTCGTCGCGATCGTTCACCTCGACGACGTCGAAGCCCTCGGCCAGTGGGGCGATCGCACGGACCACGTCGTGGACAGTCGCGGAGTCGAGGCCGAACGGCTCCGGAGTGCCGGTGCCCGGCGCGAACGCCAGATCCAGCACATCGACGTCGACGGTCAGGTAGACCGATCGGTCGTCGGATCCGAACGCGGCCGGAGGCGACCAGTCCGCGACGTCGGCAGGTTCGACCACCGTCACGTCGTCCCTCGCGGCGCGCTCCCACTCGGCCTCGCTGCCGGCCCTCGCACCGAGCACGAACACCTCCTCGGCGGTCTCGAGTGCTCGCCGCATGGCACAGGCGTGACTCAGTTCGTCGCCGTCGTAGGACTCCCGGAGGTCGAGGTGGGCGTCGAGGCTCACGACGACGTCTGGCTCGACGGCGCGGACGACAGCGACCGTCACCGCGTGCTCGCCGCCGATCGTGAGCGGGACGGTGCCCTCGTCGTGAAACGCGGCGAGTTCGCCCTCGAGAAAGTCGAGGTACTCCGCCGAATTCGGCCAGGCACGCACGTCGCCGTGGTCGTGGACGCCGAGGTCGGAGAAGTGCTGGTCGGTGTGGTGGTCGTAGTCCTCGAACGGACGAGCGAACTGCCGGACGCGATCCGGCCCAAAGCGGGTGCCCGGCTGGAAAGAGGTGGAAGCGTCGAGTGGCGCGCCGACGACCGCGAACCCCGCCTCCGCGCGGTCGGCGGTCGCGCCAGGAAACATTCGTTACGTCTGGACGATCTTGCGCTGCTCGTCCATCTCGAGGTACTCGATCTGCTGGTCCGGCGAGAGTTCGTCGTCACCGGGAACGCGGATCGTGATCGTCTCGTAGGTCTCCAGATCCATGACCTGGGCGACGTCCTCGCTCTCGACGCTGACGACCTGGCCCTGTTTGCGCTCGATGATGGGTACCCACACCTTCGCGTCGACGGGCTGGGAGAGCGATCGCTTCTGGCCGTCGAAGACGCCGACGCCCTCGATACGGGCCTTGGCGCTCCCGTGCTTGCCCGGCTTCGCGGTGCTGTAGGAGTTGATCTTGCAGGCGGCGTCGTCGATCATGACGTAGTTGCCCTCCTGCAGATCCCGCACTTCCTTCTGCTCTCTTGCCATGCGCCGGCGTTGCCACCGGACTGTGATAAACGGTTTGGAATCCCGGTCTGGCGGCCGGACGCGGAGGATCCGGCCGGTCGTCGGCGGAGGCTCGTCCCAATACAGGCGCGCTATCGAGGGGCAACCGAAAAACAGGCCAGGAGCACGAGGAAGCGCCGACCCGACGACGTCGCTCGGTCACGCGACGAGCACAGCCGGGGGCGATTTATTACACGAACGACGAATCGGTCGCACGTGCTCTCGCCGACCGTCGTCGCCGTCCTCGTGGTCGTGGCGCTACTCGCCGGTGCGCTGACGGGCATCGCCGGCTTCGGATTTGCGCTCCTGGGAACCGCCGTCGCTGCGACCCTCATCGACCCGGCACAGGCCGTCGTGTTGCTAGTCCTGCCGATTCTGGGCGTCAACCTCAGTCTGATCACGGAACTGGGCCCCGAGGACGCCCGGGAGTGCGTCGCCCGGTTCTGGCCGTTTCTCGGCGCGGCGTTGCTAGGTACCACCCTCGGGATGGTCGCACTGGATCTGATTCCCCGCTCCCCTTTGCTCCTCGGCCTGGGCGTGCTGACGCTCGGGTTCGTCGCGAATCGCCTCGGCTTGCTGCCGGGCGTCGAGACCGCGGCGGACCGCTGCTTCGCGGAGACGACGCCCGCGATGGTCGGCCTCGGGGCGGGGTCCGGGCTCCTCTTCGGTGCGACGAACGTCGGGGTCCAGTTCGTCGCATACGTCCGGAGCTGCGACCTTCGCCAGCAGGTCTTCGTCGGCGTACTCGCGATGTTGTTTCTGGGGATCAACGGCCTTCGCGTCGCGAGTGCCGCCGCGCTGGGGCTCTATCCGTCGGTGGGCTTCGTGGCCGTCTCCGCCGGACTGGCGATTCCCGCGGTCGCTGGCTCGCTGGTGGGCAGTCGGATTCGACCCCGTATCTCACAGCGACTGATCCAGCGGATCGTGCTCGGGCTGTTACTGGTCGTCGGCGTCAGGCTTGTCGCGAGCGGTGCCGGGATTCCGTAGCCGTCCCAGAGGCCAGGCT from Salinarchaeum sp. Harcht-Bsk1 includes these protein-coding regions:
- a CDS encoding sulfite exporter TauE/SafE family protein, translated to MLSPTVVAVLVVVALLAGALTGIAGFGFALLGTAVAATLIDPAQAVVLLVLPILGVNLSLITELGPEDARECVARFWPFLGAALLGTTLGMVALDLIPRSPLLLGLGVLTLGFVANRLGLLPGVETAADRCFAETTPAMVGLGAGSGLLFGATNVGVQFVAYVRSCDLRQQVFVGVLAMLFLGINGLRVASAAALGLYPSVGFVAVSAGLAIPAVAGSLVGSRIRPRISQRLIQRIVLGLLLVVGVRLVASGAGIP
- a CDS encoding translation initiation factor IF-5A, coding for MAREQKEVRDLQEGNYVMIDDAACKINSYSTAKPGKHGSAKARIEGVGVFDGQKRSLSQPVDAKVWVPIIERKQGQVVSVESEDVAQVMDLETYETITIRVPGDDELSPDQQIEYLEMDEQRKIVQT
- the speB gene encoding agmatinase, with the translated sequence MFPGATADRAEAGFAVVGAPLDASTSFQPGTRFGPDRVRQFARPFEDYDHHTDQHFSDLGVHDHGDVRAWPNSAEYLDFLEGELAAFHDEGTVPLTIGGEHAVTVAVVRAVEPDVVVSLDAHLDLRESYDGDELSHACAMRRALETAEEVFVLGARAGSEAEWERAARDDVTVVEPADVADWSPPAAFGSDDRSVYLTVDVDVLDLAFAPGTGTPEPFGLDSATVHDVVRAIAPLAEGFDVVEVNDRDDGQAASVAAKLLRAFVFAHAAMDDP